GCGCGGCTGATGCCGAATACGCAAGCGAACGACATCGGATCGTTCGCGGACAGGATCGCCACCTTGTCGCCCGGCCGCACGCCCGAGCGGGCGAGGGCGCGGGCGACGCGCCAGGACAGCTGCTGGACCTCGCCGTAGCTCAGCGATTCGCCGGCCGCGGTCAGACACGGGGCCGACGGGCCGAGCGAGGTGCCCTTGTCGAGGTAGTCGGTCAGTCGCACCGCTCGTCTCCTTGCTCAGGGGGACCGATCTACATGCCCATGCCACCGTCGACCGGCAGACCCGCACCGGTGATGAAGCGGGCGGCGTCCGACGCGAGGAACACCACCGCGTCCGCCATGTCGGCGACCTCGCCGAGCCGTCCGGCCGGGGTCTGCGCGACGACCGCGCCGATCGCTTCCTCGATGCTGGGGAACAGCCCGACCTCGACCACGTCGCTGGCCAGCTGGTTGCCCATCTGAGTCGGGACGAGACCCGGGTACACGCAGTTCACCCGCACGCCGTAGCCGAGCTTCCCGGCCTCCATCGCGGCGACCCGGGTCAGCCGGTCGACCGCGGACTTCGTGGCCGAGTAGCCGGCGATGCCGGGGAACGCGATGGTCGCGGCCACCGAAGCGATGTTGACCACCGAGCCGCCGCGCCCGGCCGCGCCGCCCGGGCGCATCGCGCGCAGCGCGTGTTTCACGCCCAGCGCCGTGCCCAGCACGTTGACCTCGAGCATCTTCCGCACGTCGGCCGGGTCCAGGTCGACGACCAGCCCGGTGATCTCGACGCCCGCGTTGTTCACGACGATGTCGAGCCCGCCGTGTTCGCCGACCACCGCGTCGATCGCCCGCGCCCAGTTCTCGTCGTCGGTGACGTCCAGCCGGACGAACCCGGCGCTGGCCCCGCTCTGCTTGATCGCGTCGGCGGTCTGCCTGCCCAGGTCCTCCTGGACATCGCCGATCACCACTGCCGCGCCCGCCTTCGCGAGTGCCTCGGCCATGCCCTGGCCGAGACCCTGTGCGCCGCCGGTGACCAGCGCGGTGCGCCCGGTCAGGTCGTACGAACCCATCGACATCTCCTCCTTGAGACGTGCTTGCGAGACGCGCCGGCTGTGCGGCGTAGGTCACACCGTAGCCGGTTTTGGACAGTCGTCAAGTTTTTCTTGGACACTCGTCAAGAAAACGCTTCGCGCTAGACTGCCCGGTGTGACCCAGGCGAAGGAGCGCATCTCCCGCCGCGCCGTGGACAAGTTCTCCCAGCGGCGCGAGCAGCTGGCCGAGTCCGCGCTGCAAGCGCTGGCCGAGCTGGGTTATGCCCGCACGAGCCTGCGTGAGATCGCCCAGAAGTCGGATTTCTCGCACGGCGTGCTGCACTACTACTTCGCGGACAAGGTCGAGCTGCTCACCTACGCGGTCCGCAAGTTCGAAGAGGTCTGCGTGACCCGCTACGACGATGTCGTGGCGGCCGCGGATTCGGCGGAACAGCTCGTGCGCGGCTTCGGCGCGGCGATGGCGGGCACGCTGCGGGCGGACGCCGCGATGCACCGCCTTTGGTACGACCTGCGCAACCAGAGCCTGTTCGAGGAGTCCTTCCGCGCGGACGTGCTCGACATCGACGAACAGCGCCAAGCGATGATCTGGCGCGTCGTACAGGCACTGGCCGAGTTCGCCGGCCGGCCGCCGCGAGTGTCGCCGGAGGTCGCGTACGCGACGTTCGACGGGCTCTTCCAGCGCGCGCTGCTGCACCAGCTCGCCAGCCGGTCGGACGCGGCGGACGCGCTCGCGGCCGACGCCGAGGCCCTGCTGCTCCAGTTCGTCTGACCCCGCCCGAGTGACAAGATCCCGGTTCGCGTCCGGCCCCGTGGTTAGGATGCGGTCGAGGAGATCGAACGGCGGGAGGAGTGCGTGCAGGTGCGACCGGGGGACCTCGAACCGCCAGAACCGCAGGCGGTTTCCGGGCCGCTGACCAAGTCGGCGATCTTCCTGCTGCTCCGGGTCGGCGAGGGCGGCGAGCAGATCGCGAAAGACCTGCTCGCGGACCTGTCCGGGCTGGTGCGCACAGTCGGATTCCGGGACACCGCAGCGGGTCTGACCTGCGTCGCCGGGATCTCGTCGGCGGCGTGGGACCGGATCTACGGCGGTCCGCGTCCGGCCGGGCTGCACGAGCTGCCGGTGTTCGCGGGCGAGAAACACGTCAGCGTCACCACCGGGGCCGACCTGCTGTTCCACGTCCGCGCGGAGCGGATGGACCTGTGCTTCGAGCTGGAAACGCTGGTCATGGACCGGCTGCGCGGCTCGGTCGAAGTGGTCGACGAGGTGCAGGGGTTCCGGTACTTCGACGCCCGCGACGTGCTCGGCTTCGTCGACGGCACCGAGAACCCGACCGGCCGCGGCGCCGAGCGGGCGGTGTTCGTGGACGACGACGGGCCGTTCGACGGCGGCAGCTACGTCGTCGTGCAGAAGTACCTG
This sequence is a window from Amycolatopsis benzoatilytica AK 16/65. Protein-coding genes within it:
- a CDS encoding SDR family NAD(P)-dependent oxidoreductase; translated protein: MGSYDLTGRTALVTGGAQGLGQGMAEALAKAGAAVVIGDVQEDLGRQTADAIKQSGASAGFVRLDVTDDENWARAIDAVVGEHGGLDIVVNNAGVEITGLVVDLDPADVRKMLEVNVLGTALGVKHALRAMRPGGAAGRGGSVVNIASVAATIAFPGIAGYSATKSAVDRLTRVAAMEAGKLGYGVRVNCVYPGLVPTQMGNQLASDVVEVGLFPSIEEAIGAVVAQTPAGRLGEVADMADAVVFLASDAARFITGAGLPVDGGMGM
- a CDS encoding TetR/AcrR family transcriptional regulator produces the protein MTQAKERISRRAVDKFSQRREQLAESALQALAELGYARTSLREIAQKSDFSHGVLHYYFADKVELLTYAVRKFEEVCVTRYDDVVAAADSAEQLVRGFGAAMAGTLRADAAMHRLWYDLRNQSLFEESFRADVLDIDEQRQAMIWRVVQALAEFAGRPPRVSPEVAYATFDGLFQRALLHQLASRSDAADALAADAEALLLQFV
- a CDS encoding Dyp-type peroxidase — protein: MRPGDLEPPEPQAVSGPLTKSAIFLLLRVGEGGEQIAKDLLADLSGLVRTVGFRDTAAGLTCVAGISSAAWDRIYGGPRPAGLHELPVFAGEKHVSVTTGADLLFHVRAERMDLCFELETLVMDRLRGSVEVVDEVQGFRYFDARDVLGFVDGTENPTGRGAERAVFVDDDGPFDGGSYVVVQKYLHDMTAWNALSTEQQELVIGRRKLSDVELSDEEKPADAHIALNVITDEDGNELDILRDNMPFGRPGHDEFGTYFIGYTKAPAVIEQMLENMFVGSPPGNYDRILDFSVAHTGALFYVPTVDFLEQPPENEPEEPPAAATPVGTSLGIGSLRRSTAT